The DNA segment ACGAACTCCTCGAAGCGGGCGCCGGCATCGACGACGAGGTGGTGCACCGCCACCGGCGGGCCGTGACCCCTGACTCGGTCGCCACCGTCATCTACACCTCCGGCACCACGGGCCGCCCCAAGGGCTGTGTGATCACCCACGCCAATCTGATGTACGAGGCCGACACCATGGTCGCCCGCTGGGAGCCGGTGTTCCGCTCCAAGCGCGGCGAGACCTCGTCCACCCTGCTCTTCCTGCCGCTCGCCCATGTCTTCGGCAGGATGGTCGAGGTCGCCGCCGTACGCGGCCGGGTGAAGCTCGGCCACCAGCCCGAGCTCGCGGCCCGTGCGCTGCTGCCCGATCTGGCCGCCTTCCGGCCGACGTTCATCCTCGCCGTGCCCTACATCTTCGAGAAGGTCTTCAACGCGGCGCGCCGCAAGGCCGAGACCGAGGGGAAGGCAGGCCCGTTCGACAAGGCCGTCGAGGTGGCGGTGCGCCATGCGGAGGCCATGGAGCACAAGGCGTTCGGGGTGGGTCCGGGCCCCTCGGCGAGCCTGCGGATGCAGCACCAGTTCTTCGAGAAGGTCGTCTACGCGAAGGTGCGCGAGGCGATGGGGGGCCGGGTGCGGCACGCGATGTCAGGCGGCTCGGGGATGGACCGGCGGCTCGGTCTGTTCTACGAGGGCGCCGGTATCTCGATCTACGAGGGCTACGGACTCACCGAGTCGACGGCGGCGGCCACCGCCAACCCGCCCGAGCGCACCCGCTACGGCACGGTCGGCCAGCCCATCCCCGGCGCCACCGTGTACATCGCCGACGACGGCGAGGTGTGGGTGCGCGGCCGGAACGTGTTCGGCGGGTACCTCAACTCTTCCAAGGCCACCGACGGCGTACTCCACGACGGCTGGCTCTCCACCGGCGACCTGGGATCGCTGGACGACGACGGCTATCTCACGATCACCGGCCGCAAGAAGGAGATCCTGGTGACCTCCGGCGGCAAGAGCGTCTCGCCGACCGGTCTGGAGGAGCGTGTACGGGGCCATCCTCTGGTCGCGCAGTGCCTGGTCGTGGGCAACGACCGGCCGTACGTCGCCGCGCTCGTCACGCTCGACCAGGAGGCGGTCGCGCACTGGCTCTCCCTCCACGGAAAACCGCAGATGACCCCGGCCGCCCTGGTGCGCGATCCGGATCTGGAGACGGAGGTCCGGCGGTCCGTGGTGGCGGCGAACACCCTGGTCTCGCAGGCCGAGTCGATCCGGACGTTCCGGATCCTCGCCCATCAGTTCTCCGAGGAGCACGGCCTGCTCACCCCGTCGCTGAAACTCAAGCGCAAGGCGATCGAGACGGCGTACAGCGAAGAGGTCGAGGCGCTTTACCGCTGAGACCTCCTTGGGGGAATGGGCAGCGGCATGTGATCGTTGTCCAGGGGCGTATCAACCGATGACGTACTCACCATCACGCACCAAAAGGAGTCGACCGCTCGTGAGCAAGGTCCCCTTCATCACCCTCAACAACGGCACCCGGATGCCGCAGCTCGGCTTCGGGGTCTGGCAGGTCGCCGACGACGAGGCCACGAAGGCCGTCGGCACCGCGCTGGAAGCCGGATACCGCAGCATCGACACCGCTGCGATATACGGCAACGAGGAGGGCACAGGGAAGGCGCTCGCCGCGTCGGGCATCGCCCGTGACGAACTCTTCGTCACCACGAAGCTGTGGAATTCCGAACAGGGTTACGACTCGACCCTGCGCGCCTTCGACACCTCGCTCTCCAAGCTGGGCCTGGACTACGTCGACCTGTATCTGATCCACTGGCCGGTCCCCTCCAAGGACGCCTACGTGGACACGTACAAGGCCTTCGAGAAGATCCACGCCGACGGCCGCGCGAAGACCATCGGGGTCTCCAACTTCCTTCCGGAGCACCTGAAGCGCCTGCTGGGCGAGACCTCTGTGGTCCCGGCCCTCAACCAGATCGAGCTCCACCCGCACCTGCAGCAGGCCGAGTCGCGCGCCTTCCACACGGAGCACGGCATCCACACGGAAGCCTGGTCCCCCCTCGGCCAGGGCAAGGGGCTGCTGGAGGTCCCGACCGTGGTCGCCATCGCGCAGAAGCACGGCCGCAGCGCCGCCCAGGTGGTGCTGCGCTGGCATCTGCAGACCGGCAACGTGGTCATCCCGAAGTCCGTGACACCGTCGCGGATCAAGGAGAACATCGACGTCTTCGGCTTCGAGCTGGACGCCGACGACCTGGCGGCCATCGCCGCACTCGACGAGGGCAAGCGGCTGGGGGCCGACCCGGCCACCATGGCCATCGGCGCCTGATCCCTGCCGCCCCGCGTATCCGGGCCCGGGCCCAGCCGTCCGGGCCCGGGCACCCGTAGCGCATCGGACACATCCTCAGCGGGCGCCGTGACCGGGAGCGGCCTCCTCGACCCGCCGGGCCAGTTCGAAGTCCTTGGCGGTGACCGCGCCGCCCGCGTCATGTGTGTGCACCCTCAGCGCCACCGAGTTGTATCCGAGGGTCAGATCGGAGTGGTGACCCAGCTCCTCCTGGATCTGCGCGATGTGGACCACCATCGCGGTGGCGGCGAAGTGTCCGGGCAGCCGGTAGGAACGGACGATGCGGTCGCCGTCCAGGGACCAGCCGGGCAGCTCGCGCAGCCGGTCCTCGGTCTCTTTCCGCGTCAGCGGTTCTGCGGGCATGTGCGGGGTTCCTTCCGGGAGACTGTCTGCGCGACGTTACGGTCTGGGGATGACAACTGTCGCTCCCGACACCGGAGTAGGGCCACTGCTGCGCGACTGGCGCAGACAGCGCCGGGTCAGTCAGCTGGAGCTGGCCCTGCGGGCCGACTCGTCGGCCCGCCACATCAGCTTCATCGAGACGGGCCGCGCCCGCCCCAGTGAGGAGATGGTGCTGCGCCTCGCCGAACACCTGGACGTGCCCGTCCGTGAGCGCAACGCCCTGCTTCTCTCGGCCGGCTACGCGCCGCGGTACGCGGAGACCATGCTCGACGACCCTTCGATGGGCGCGCTGCACGAGGGGATCAACCAGCTCCTGCTCGGATACGAGCCGTATCCGGCGCTGGTGGTCGACGGGCGGTACGACGTCGTCGCCGCCAACCGCGGCATCGCGATGCTGCTGGAAGGGGTCCCCGACCGGCTGCTCACGCCCCCGCTGAACGCGATGCGGCTGACGCTGCACCCCTCCGGGCTCGCACCCCGTATCCGCAATCTCCGGGAGTGGCGGGGGCATCTGCTGCACCAGATGGAGCGCCAGCTGGCACTGGCCCGCTCCGATTCGCTGCGTGAACTGTACGAGGAGGTCGCCGCCTATCCCGTTCCCGCTTCGGCGGACGGGCGGACGGGGCGGGTGCCCGGGTCCGTTCCGCACTTCGCACTGCCGCTGGAGATCGAACACGAAGGGCGGGTGCTGTCCTTCCTCTCGTCCATCTCCACCTTCAACACACCGATGGACGTGACGGTGGCCGAGCTGGCGATCGAGACGTTCCTCCCGGCCGATCCCGCGACGGTCGCGTATCTGCGGTCACTGGCGGCCTGACCGGCGGGGCCGGTCGGGCGACGGGGCGCGGGGCACCGGGAGAACGGAGATTCCTAGGGCACCTGCCGCAGATACAGGGCGCCGCAGGTGTGGCAGAAAGGCTGGCTCTCGGGGGTGCCCCAGACATCCGTCGACTGTTTGGGTGCGGCCGGGTCCAGTTCGCGTCCGCACAGGGCGGTCGCTTCGCCGAGGTGCGCGATGTGCCACCACTCCACCCTGGGGTGCTCGTCCGAGGGTGACGAACCCTCCTGGAGATGGGCCTGCATGACGTATTCCATTTTCGCCTCCTTTTGTCTCATTCTCCCACCTCGGTAAATGGATCGACGTGACGTACGAATCCCGTCCCCTCGTGTCGCACCGGCACTCCGACGGAATTCGGGCCCGGAATTCTCCCGGCGCATTCTCGGCGGACGCGGAATGTTGTCCGACCGGCCGTCGCCGGTCCCGGCCCCGGTCGCATATGCTCGCGGCGATACGGCGCCCCAGTACCCGCGCCGTCGGGCTGGGGTGGGGGTGGAGCGTGTCCGAGATACAGGTGCCCGCTTCGGCACGTCTTGCGGTACCTGCCGCGAGGAACCGGCAGCAGCTCCTGACGGTGACCGGTGAGTCCTTCCGCGACATCGAGGCGATCCTGCTGCTGGTCGAGGACGACGCGGGCGACGCTCTCCTCGTCGAGGAGATGCTGGCCGACAGCGATCTGGACTCTCCCGTCAGCTGGTGCAAGACGCTGGCCGCGGCCCAGCAGTTCCTGCGGACCTGCCGCACACCGGTGTGCGTACTGCTCGATCTGCATCTGCCGGACGTCCAGGGGCTCGACGCGGTCACCCGCATCGTCGGCGCGGCCCCCGATGTGGCGATCGTGGTGCTCACCGGACTCGCCGAGGGCGACGCCGGGCTGGCCGCCGTCGCCACCGGCGCACAGGACTACCTGGTCAAGGACCGGCTCGAACCGGAGTCTCGGAGCCGCGCCGTCCGTTACGCCCTCCAGCGCAAGCAGGTCGAGCAGTCGGCCGCCGCGCTCCAGGCCAACCGGCTGATGGCCGAGGAGAACGCCAGGCTGGAGCGGGGGCTGCTGCCCGTGCCGCTGCTGCGCGGGCGCGACTTCGAGGCCGTCGCGCGGTACACCCCGGGGCGGGCCCACGGACTGCTCAGCGGCGATTTCTACGACGTGGTGCAGACCGCCGACCAGACGGTGCACGCGGTGATAGGCGATGTCTCGGGCCACGGGGCGGCCGAGGCGGCTCTCGGCGTGTGTCTGCGGGTCGCCTGGCGGAGCGCCGTGCTGTGCGCGATGGAGCACCTGGAGCAGATCAGGCTGCTGGAGGAGATCCTCGTCGCCGAGCGCTCCGATCCGAGCATCTTCGCCACCGTGACCTCGCTGGTCTTCCCGCCCGGCGGCCGCACCGTACGCGTCACCCGGGCCGGGCACCCCGGATTCCTCGTCCGGCACGGCGCGGAGGTCGGCTGGACCGAACCGGGCGGCGGCATGGCCCTGGGGCTGGTGCCGGGCGCCGCCCGGTGGACCGAGACCGAGCTGCCGCTGCCCAGCGGCGGGCAGATCGTGCTGTTCACCGACGGATTGTTCGAGGGCCGCACCGGTCCGGAGTCCCGGCTCGGGGAAGCGGGGCTGCTGGATCTCGCCCGAAGACACGGGGCGTTGCCCGCCACCGGGTTCGTCGACGCGCTGGTGCGCGGCGCGACCGAAGGGGCAGCGCCGTACGGAGGGCTCGCGGACGACGTGGCCGTCCTGCACCTGGGATGGGGGCCGGCTCATCGTGAGCAGTCAGACCGTTAGCGGCGAGCACAGCGACATCGGGAACACCACGCCGGGCGGGGAGGGGCCGTCCGGTGACCGTCCGGCGGCGCCCCCGGCCCGGC comes from the Streptomyces sp. NBC_01471 genome and includes:
- a CDS encoding AMP-dependent synthetase/ligase; protein product: MREFTVPPIVTAPQVGGLADVVFDHAEDDPHRPALGRKEDGRWYDMSSGEFRDQVLALAKGLLADGVRFGDRVAIMCRTRYEWTLFDFALWSVGAQPVPVYPTSSAEQVFWMLYDSEVSACMVEHEDHAMTIGSVIDRLPALRRLWQLDAGALDELLEAGAGIDDEVVHRHRRAVTPDSVATVIYTSGTTGRPKGCVITHANLMYEADTMVARWEPVFRSKRGETSSTLLFLPLAHVFGRMVEVAAVRGRVKLGHQPELAARALLPDLAAFRPTFILAVPYIFEKVFNAARRKAETEGKAGPFDKAVEVAVRHAEAMEHKAFGVGPGPSASLRMQHQFFEKVVYAKVREAMGGRVRHAMSGGSGMDRRLGLFYEGAGISIYEGYGLTESTAAATANPPERTRYGTVGQPIPGATVYIADDGEVWVRGRNVFGGYLNSSKATDGVLHDGWLSTGDLGSLDDDGYLTITGRKKEILVTSGGKSVSPTGLEERVRGHPLVAQCLVVGNDRPYVAALVTLDQEAVAHWLSLHGKPQMTPAALVRDPDLETEVRRSVVAANTLVSQAESIRTFRILAHQFSEEHGLLTPSLKLKRKAIETAYSEEVEALYR
- a CDS encoding aldo/keto reductase translates to MSKVPFITLNNGTRMPQLGFGVWQVADDEATKAVGTALEAGYRSIDTAAIYGNEEGTGKALAASGIARDELFVTTKLWNSEQGYDSTLRAFDTSLSKLGLDYVDLYLIHWPVPSKDAYVDTYKAFEKIHADGRAKTIGVSNFLPEHLKRLLGETSVVPALNQIELHPHLQQAESRAFHTEHGIHTEAWSPLGQGKGLLEVPTVVAIAQKHGRSAAQVVLRWHLQTGNVVIPKSVTPSRIKENIDVFGFELDADDLAAIAALDEGKRLGADPATMAIGA
- a CDS encoding 4a-hydroxytetrahydrobiopterin dehydratase; the encoded protein is MPAEPLTRKETEDRLRELPGWSLDGDRIVRSYRLPGHFAATAMVVHIAQIQEELGHHSDLTLGYNSVALRVHTHDAGGAVTAKDFELARRVEEAAPGHGAR
- a CDS encoding helix-turn-helix domain-containing protein; translation: MTTVAPDTGVGPLLRDWRRQRRVSQLELALRADSSARHISFIETGRARPSEEMVLRLAEHLDVPVRERNALLLSAGYAPRYAETMLDDPSMGALHEGINQLLLGYEPYPALVVDGRYDVVAANRGIAMLLEGVPDRLLTPPLNAMRLTLHPSGLAPRIRNLREWRGHLLHQMERQLALARSDSLRELYEEVAAYPVPASADGRTGRVPGSVPHFALPLEIEHEGRVLSFLSSISTFNTPMDVTVAELAIETFLPADPATVAYLRSLAA
- a CDS encoding PP2C family protein-serine/threonine phosphatase; its protein translation is MQVPASARLAVPAARNRQQLLTVTGESFRDIEAILLLVEDDAGDALLVEEMLADSDLDSPVSWCKTLAAAQQFLRTCRTPVCVLLDLHLPDVQGLDAVTRIVGAAPDVAIVVLTGLAEGDAGLAAVATGAQDYLVKDRLEPESRSRAVRYALQRKQVEQSAAALQANRLMAEENARLERGLLPVPLLRGRDFEAVARYTPGRAHGLLSGDFYDVVQTADQTVHAVIGDVSGHGAAEAALGVCLRVAWRSAVLCAMEHLEQIRLLEEILVAERSDPSIFATVTSLVFPPGGRTVRVTRAGHPGFLVRHGAEVGWTEPGGGMALGLVPGAARWTETELPLPSGGQIVLFTDGLFEGRTGPESRLGEAGLLDLARRHGALPATGFVDALVRGATEGAAPYGGLADDVAVLHLGWGPAHREQSDR